Within Topomyia yanbarensis strain Yona2022 chromosome 2, ASM3024719v1, whole genome shotgun sequence, the genomic segment TCTTTAAAAGATTACACCTTGTCACTCCGACTCCAAGCAGAATTTTGTGGTTTCGGTGAACACAAGCATCAGGCCATTTTGGACAGGATTGTGGCTGGTATAAGGGACAATGACTTGAGAAAAAAATTGCTGAGTGAAGATAAATTGTCTCTCTCTTTAGcggaaatttttttagaaacttgGGAGATGGCAACTGTCAATTCCAAACCATTTTCTGATACAAATGACGATGTTTTTTGCAATGAAATCTATACCTGCTGTTGGCAGAGGGAaagtatcaaaatatttaacTGATGATTTCGATTATAATTATGCTAAATACAAGGACAAAACACGCTTCGCAGTCAATAGTAAACGTGACTATAAAACATTTAAAGAACGTCGTTTCAAAAAAGCACATTTTGGTTATGCTAGAGGTCATATGCCTGTAGAGTATACTAAAACATTTAGAAGACAACCATTGTTAGACAAACGTGTTTGCTATTTTTGTGGACTAGAAGGCCATGTAGCAAGAAAATGTTACAAACGACGGGATTACAAACCACAAACGGTTAATAATATGGATGTTCATAGTAGCAGCAAGGTTGACATATCTGATCTATTCAATCGTTTGAGCGAAAGCGTTTCGGATAATGACGATATTTCTGACTCTACTGTTTCTAGTGACTCAGGTGACTTATGTTGTTTGCATGTCTCAtctgttaataaaattaatagtcCTTTTTTAGTAAGTTTAAAAATTAAAGGTAAAGAGTTGCAGATGGAAGTCGACTGTGGTGCTTCTGTGTCTGTGATGAgtaaaagtttttatttttcttgtttttcaaAACCCATTTGTTAATTCTCCAATAAACTGATTGTGCTGGTGCTGAATTGCAACTATTAGGGGAGGTAGATGTTTTGGTGGAATTTAATGGAGTCAAAGCAAATTTGAAATTGTTGtttatagattgtcaaaatgatTTCTATCCGTTACTTGGTAGAACATGGTTGGATTTTTATTCTcaactggagaaattttttatcTGGTGAATTTCCAGTGAATGATacttatgaaaaaaataatgcaaTGGCAGATATCAAACAAAGATGCTCTAAGGTTGACGTTAAAGATTTTGTTTCATCTATAAATAGTTTAGAAGCTAAATTATTTCTTAAAACTGACGCTGATATATTTAGAAATGCATGCATATATTGAAGCAAATagtaacaaatatttttggaaaattagaaatcgaaaaaaaatattacaccTATCCAATCTAATGAGATTGACTGTAAGTTGTCAATACAGCAACTATTAATACCAAAACAAAGCTTTTCTTCTATATGGAAGGAATTTACAAAACTTTACCTGGCATACTATTCTACTGTTGGTAGAAAATTGCTCAAAGGGGGTGGAAATAGGATGGATAGTAAAGGGAATAGTTCAtagtgaagttttaaaatttttagttgTTTTAATGACAAAGTTTGGACAAACAGACCTTTTAGTTTTTGACGCCGGCCCTCCTTTCAATTCCTCTAAACTGATTTTGGAAAATCAAGGAATGAGATTTTGTAATTATCCTCCATATAATCCGGCTAGTATTGGTCAGAAGGAGAGACGTATAAAAACGATAAAAGAAATAGTAAAAAGGTTTTTACTGAATCCAGACATTTTGGAATTGCTTTTGGAGGACCAATTTAACCTGTTgttatataattgtggaaattgcATGGTGAAAGATGGTAAATTTCCATCTGAAAAAATTTATGTGTGTAATCCAAAGTTATTATTCGACATGTTTAATCCAATTTAAACATGATGTAGAAGCTCCAAGTTCATGTACGGTAAATTCTGGAACGATCTTGGATTATCTGGTTGCTGAAAACGAGTTATGTTATTGTAATCACAATACTCGCAACCATTCCAGGTGGATCAAAGCAACCTTTCTGAAGAGATTTTCTATAAATACATTCCAGATTCAAATCGGAAGCGTTCACGTTCTTGCGCACCGCGCACAATTTAGCGTTTATAAACATCTGAACCAAATGGTTCGGTCTAACGTGGTCTAACGTGTCAGTCCACAGAAACAACATGAACAGCAAATCGAAACTACAACGATTCATGCAGCGGAAGAAACGCGAAAAGGAAGCAGGGTTACCCGAGTTCGAATGGAAGAAGATCCGATTCCGCGGCTAAAATGGCCAGTGGACCCTAGGAGTTCCAGCGATTTCAAAGAAGATTTTCGGGGTTTCCCGGAAGAAACCACGAAGAAAATTTTGCTGGGAAAACGAAAAGCCGATAAGACGGCGATCAAACCTCTTCGACGGTCGAAGAAATCTAGGAAAGCAAAAATCTTTGGAGATTTTATTtccactcgaaaaaaaaatattgtaaattgtGAAAGTATTCTGTTCAGTTCGAACTATTGTATAAAGAATGTTTATATTACTGTACAGAATAGTGATAGATTTAAACATTTTGAATTGTATAATGGAAGTATGTTTCCTCTTAAGTGGGAGGGACTGTTGTGTACAACTTTTAGTACAACAGTAGTATCATAAATATGAGCTACGCACATTTAGTGTGTAATTAccagaaaaagtaaataaaactttTGGCAGCTGGGAGAAGTTCCTCTCAGTCTGTTACAACCTTCAAACTATACACTTCAGTTTTCTCTAACAGTGATAGTAAAGAAAGTTCCCCTCCACCATCTCAAGTGCTTCGAGTTTCGGATAGTTTCAGTGTGAGTGGTTCCGAAATTAATCCTTCCTGGCCAGATCAAGAGGCCACCTGGAAACTTCATCAATCTCGGACAAGATACTCTTTaagactattccgaaaatacccatattgattgggttatagcgatttcactaaaccggaagtcgccatcttggatttcaaaatagcgtcaaaaatcaatttcttgcacctactcttcaaaaccattccgaaaatacccatattgttgaggtgcgggccataagaagtcttccagacccctctcttccatctttccgaaaatctaagTCCTTTGCTttcaaaaaaccgcgttaattggaaaatccgcgttaaaaaaaaacctcgtaaaaaccgcgtaaaaaacctgagtgtagtttcaccgccaaggactagatcgagtagatcaggACGAAgaggggagctaaatggctcacagaaacgagcATCGGTTTCGGAAAACATCACCTGCCAGGAGATTCACAGCCGTGGACTATCCAACTACATCGTGACAAACTTGGGAGCTAATGGATCACTAAACAGACATCGGTAGCGAAAGAAATttcaccgccggggaactctcaatcggagtagggtagtttcACCGACGGaaaatatccgagtagatctcgataaatCTGGGAGCTAAGAGGCTCAAGATAGCGGGTGTCGGTCTCGGGAGAAATTCCACCGTCAGGGAACTCCCAGCCGGAGTATGGTGAGTTTATCGCTGGGGACAATCCAAGTAAATCGTGGTAAAGCTGAGCGCTGAATAGCTGAAGTAAATAGGAGCTAAATCGCTTATGGAATCAGGATCTAAACTGAgactggaattttcattcaaagagaattttgacagttgacttttaagccgtaatcatatgtttgtcgagaattattgTGTTTCGATGAGACGGAGCGCAATTGCATACAACCAAAAGAGTCTAGTTATGGCACATGTCAATATTTTGGTAAAAAATATAACCTCCATGTTCCTCAGATCTTAAGCATTTAAACTTTAAAGTATCCGGGCAAACATTCAGGCATTTGTTTGTTGATATGCTGATCCAAATTTACAATTTGGATCACCAAATACCAACATTATCAAGGCTTGTAAAAGTTTTCGGCACATCTGTGGTGGCTTTCGAGGCTGCTATACTTGAGAACAAGCTGAGAAAGTATTCCTAGCGCAGAATAAGACTAAAAGGTTAAGGTACGTAAGATTACATACCTTCTTATACATCAATATTGTCTTGATCTATTTTGTAACTCCACACTCGAAAGCTAGGAACTTAATCTCTAGTTTTGAGCAATAAATTTTCTTCGAATTTCTTTTTTGAACTAGTTATCAAAATAAGAATCAGGTCACATATCAATTAAACCGATACCAGAACACGTTAGTTTTGCTCATTCAcgcataaaaaatattcaacgtATAAAACACGCTTAAAGTTAATTaaacttttttcatatataaaaaGTACAAGTAATGTCAGATATAACACTGGAACGAAAGTAACAAATCGATAGATCATTATAGATTTGAGTTctaaaatcataataataatAGCAATCAGTTATATTTTCTGCCTTATAAAAACTTAACAATTTGCCACCAGAATTCCTGCGTAATCTTTACCACTCTTAAACAAGTTTAAACCTTACACCTAGAAAGTAATCCTTTCACACTCAATACGTATCAGAAATAATGATGGTAAGTAATCGTTCCGGGCGCACACTATACCTGTATAATACCATCCCAACCGAAACTTACCTAAACCGAGTGCGTATAGCAATATGATCAACACTATTGTAACAAGAATCTCTGCTCTATCAGATGTATATTATACAATAGTAATTTCCAGCAAAACGTATCCACTCGTCACAGTGGAACGAGACCtacaattaaaataaataaatcccgCCCTTCTTGAGTCATTGGCGAGGGCTTGCATTTCCCTCCAGGCTTCTTGCTATGGCTGCTCGTAATGTTCCAAACTATGCTAAACTTTAGCTTTTGTTTTCCGTTCCCTTTCCCTCTACGACGTTGATTTCGTTTTACCCTTCACCGTTCCCGATCCCGACGAGCCACCCGAGCTCTTGGCGGAACTGGACGCATTCATCGCCCCGATCTGACCCTCGGCCACTGCTTCCTCGTAGGATAACGTTCGCGTATGCTTGTTACCCTCGGCATCGATTTCCAACATTTCGAACATTATATTCTTACCGTTTCCAACCGGGACGGACCCCGTCCGCGAGTCTTCGTTTGCTTCTCCTTCCGCTTCGCCTTCAGCTTCCACAATGTACTGCTCAAAGTTCATACTAGAAGGGTTGATCTCGACACCGTTCTTCGCCCACACGTCGGTGCCTTCTGCCTGCATGCTAACGGCGGATTCTGTTCCTTCCAAATCGGCAATGAGGGCTCGAGAGGTGTCTGCAAAGGTATAATGTGATAGCTTATGTGAAGAACTTAAACATGAAACTTGGTGAGGTCGTGAAGAAGTGGGATAGGGTTtgactttgaatatttcatAATAACACTGATAGATTTTATGTGTTGGTTCAACTGGAGGCTCAGACCTAGTTCCCTGTCAGGATCACTCTACAGTTGCAGTCGAGACGGGAAATTTAACGCTCTAAATATTGCTTAAGGGCAACTAGGCTGATACAATACCGAGTTGGTTTCGAATCAGCCATAGGTACATAGGTACAAAGTATCAGAACAAATAGAATACAATAATCTCATCTAAAGACTTGGAGTATCACATGGAAcaagattttgaaatattgtcaGTTAGTTTCCTGATACAACAAAGACCAAGCGGAGTTCGAGGATATGCGTTAActtgaaatcaatcaaaacaacgTTCGCTGAATGtaatcacaaaaaatgtatttttggtaCTTCTGTACCACGATGTATCCTATAAGCTTTATGAATAACATCACAATTCAACAATAAATAAATCCAATAAAATATTCGATTGATAAAATTCGCAATTCGCTATTGATTACAACACTCATTAAAAAGTTTGCCGAAAAACTTCTCGCTTAGCTATTTACACCACCCATCCTACGACGAATAATAGTGGGACCACTTACCGTAACCGACGTTAACAATCTCCACCCGTTCGCCGTCAATTTCCTGCTCGTTGAACGTCTCGTCTAGCTGCGGATCCTCCTCGATAACCGCGTTGAAGTGCTGTTCGTCGACGATGATCATCTCCTCCTCGATCGTGTCATCCTCTTCGCCGACATCGTGATCTTCTTCGGCATCCGCAGAATCGGTTGCCGATGTATCGTCACTTCGCTCGTTCGGTGGTGTTGTATCCAGGGGGAGAAGTGCCGTCTGCTTGCTGACTTTTGGTGTTGACGTGAGCGTAGGTATTACTGGTGCTGGAACTGACAGAATCGGTCCAGTCGGTACAGCGGAGGGCCTGTGAATGAACGGTTGTATCCGTGCGTCAACAGAAGAAGTTGATTGTTGCTCGACGACCACCGGCGATGAAGCGCTCGACGATGAGGTTGAACTGATGGAACTGGACGAAAGAGGTGGAGGGGCTTTTCTGGCACTATTGCTGCTGATGTTACTCAGAGCTGTTATTGCAGTAGATTTCGGAACAGGGATTGGCATTGCCGGTGCTGCTTTTAATTTCGGAGTCGGTTTTGGTATGGCTTTTGGGATAATGGGAGTTGTTTTGAGGTTGGCTTGGTCCAGTTCTAATTCCCAATCGGTTGGGCTCATGGCTGGAATTCTATTGCTAGCTGAAGGATCATTTCCAGTTGCGGTAGTTGAGCTGGCCACAGCCGCTGTGGGTTttgattttactgttttactacTTTGTACAATGGCGCTCGTCGAGGCGGCTGTTGGCGTGGATCGAtgattgatttttgattttttggtcACCGTGAGCGAGGGACCTGGTGCAGTACTGTCAGCTTCGAATTTTGTCGCTTTTGTGGGATTGTTTGAATTGTACTTGGGCGCTGCCGTTGTCGAGGTTGAGGTTGAATATGTGGACTGAGGTTTAACCATTTTTTCTGTCAAAGGTGAACTCGAAGCAGAAGAAGTTGGTGAAAGAAAACCTTTCGACAATTCTTGCAATTTGACAGCCCCGGTTACCACATCCAACGGAGTTGAAACGATGTCAACTGGGGTGTCTTCCGTTATAACCGATTTCACTGGAAGAACGGGTTGCAACTGAGAACTCAACACTGCGCTCGACGTTTTTAGCTTCTGGTCTGAGCCTATATCAAACACGACAATATTATTCAAATCGGGCTGGTGCTGAACGATTACCTTTGGTGGACTGATTATGTTCGCTGCAGCATTCGTGTCAATAACACTCTTGGGGATGGTAATCTTTTGCCCTGGATTCAAAGACCCACATGTCGCGGTTTTAGCAGGCAGAACAATCACATTGTTTTTACCTCCCGGTTGACTGATTGGCACCAGTTGTAGTTTATGTACTGACAGCTTACTTCCACTTTTGACCGGAGTAAACCCAGCTAAATTGGGTCCCTTTAACGTGACCACTTTATTGGCTACGTTTGCTCCGATTGGACTGATTGATTTTGTTACGTTAGAACTCGGTGCTACAGTGGGATTCGAAACTACCGATGTCGGGGATGGTGCAATTGTTATCGGCTGTCCCGTCGTTGGAGATCCCTGAACAATCGTATTGGGTGGAGCCAACGTAATCTGATCCAGTATTGTGATCTGATTGCCAGTAGACTGCCGACTGGCCGAATCATGCTGGGTTTTCGATGGCAGCATTCCGGTCGTTGAAAAAATTATCTTAGGATTCGGAATATCCGCCGGATTCACGATTGGTTCAACGTCGCGGTACTTTCCACTGGGGCTATTATTTCTTGGTATCGGTTTCGAAATGCCGAGACTGGCCAGCGTAGCTGCCGCAGAAGATGTCGGAATTAGTACATTTTTGGAAGGAGATTTCTTGTGGTAATTCCACAGTGGATGATTTTTCCCAGGGGCGATTGAAGAGCTTGACGGTTTCAACGGGATGTTCAGGTTATTCTTCATCGGAACTTGGTTGGTGGGATTCAACTTTGTGAGATTGTACTGAATGTCTTTCTTTGATGAAGGGAGAAGTTGCTGTTGGCCACCAAAGTTGGTAGAATTGGGGGGAGCATTCGATGCAGATGATCCTCCTGACTGTTGAACACCGTATGGTACACCGAATGGGGGTGATTTGAGAGGGACGGCTGTCGTGCCGAATGCCTGTTGGCTTTGCTgtgtttgatatacaatgttagATGTAAGATGTTTCTGCAATTGAAGTGGTTCAGTAGGACTGTCCAGTGGGCCGCCACCCTGTTGTGGGATATCGTAAGGAAGCAACGGACTCGCATACGAGTGGATCAAATGCGGACTGCTTACGTTGTTACCTCTACCGCTTCCCTTAGCTCCGAAAGATTGCGAACTTCCTACTTGTGGTATAGGAGGTTGATGTGGGATCAGCATGTTTTTAGAAGCCTTACTTCCTCCTGACTGTTTGTTAGTCTGATATGATGTTTTCGCTTTGTTCTGGTTCTTTTTCGACGAAACAGATGTTTTTCGTTGGCGTTCTGGTTTATTGCTGTTTTTGCCTGTCGCTGTTTTAACGTTAAAATTGTTATTGTTGATGTTGGTTGTCAATGGCGTCGTACCGATGCTAGTGGGAGAAGAGAGTGAATTATGAGGGGAAAGGGCTTGCTGGAGGGGGAATTGCTGCTGATAGGGTTGTTGATAGTACGTCACTATTGGATTCTGATGAAGTAGATCTTGCTTTTGTAACTCCTGGTACAGCTGAGGTTTCTTTCGCAAGGGGGAGTCGTCACGAATGCTAAAAGAGCCATGCGGCGGGATCGGATCTAACGGGTATGTTCTTTTCAGATCGTTATTGATGTAACTTTTGTTGGCCGCCTCAacaaactgaaattttcagtacaATAATTAGAGTAACGATTGAAATTTGACTGCGAAACAAAATAATTACCGGATCCATTGTGACAACAGGCGGAGGGGTGTGTACAATCGGTTCCAGTGGTGGTGTCAGCGGAACCGCGATCGAGTCCATTTCCACTGGCAAGGTTTGCGTGGTTGGTTGAATGATGGGTAATTGTTGCTGCTTTTGTTGCTGTTCGAGCAGTTTGTTCTTTTCCTCCTCCTGCTCTTTCTGGAGCCGGTTTTGAGACGTTTCGAACGGATGTGGCATTCTGGCATTATCGCGGGAAATCTGTTCACAAACGGTGTTCGCTATATAGGACAACGCGGTATAGGGAGCCGTTCGAGGAAGGATCGGGAAAGTGCGACGGCCCTCCCGGCACCAATCCTGGAAAGTGTTCGGAccgaaaattctgcaaaaatgaAGAGAAATTATTTGGAGATGGGGATTGCAAAGTTTTACTAAATTTAGGCAACAAATTTCAATGTTTTAACGTGTTGTATAGCAAATTTGATTGCTGATACAATAGAGTCAATCTTGCTTAACCCTTCGGTACTCTCGTCGTTGTCTACATTTAGGCGACCGCCTGAAACTTTAAGAAAATTTCGCCTGAATTTCAGAACGTTGTGGACTCAGTGAACTGCACTTCCAGAGGGTTAACATGAGGCTCGAACAACTTAAAATACTTTCTTCTGTACTAGATTTTTGACAATTAACATATTGTTTTGTTCATACTATACTACCGTtatacgcataactgtcccttgcgccatgggattccctatacatatgggacaattatgcttatttattcatttgttgatttttcattCAACCTGCGCTCTTCTCCATGAAATGTTGTGATAAAATGTTTACTTACTTTCCCACCTTCGAGTTTGCGCGATTCTTggcctaaagggcgaacacgaaattattgcgacaccgaaaatgtcatgccaattttcttataatatttaaaatcaatccaaaattttagggtagttttatacatatatttacttcaaaaatcaagagaaaagttaatcgatggagccttgagtgtaaaattgaacgcattttcgcttgatgccctccatcaaagtctgtcatccggtaccagtttctcagtttttttttccattttcttaacatgtccttctcgtctttgtttgtcttcttgctcttccaaagttcccgcttcatcattgcccagtactgctccatcgGGCACAgatccggacagtttggcggattcatgtcctttggaacaaaatggacagaattggccttataccactccaggacacttttagaatagtggcatgatgccaaatctggccaaaatagcggagcttcgtcgtgctgctgcaagaacggcaaaaggcgcttctccaGGCACTCAggtttgtagatctcgccatttactgtgccctttgtcatgaaaggctcactcctcagtccgcaagagcagatggcctgccaaatgagatatttggaggcgaacttcgacattttcttcttattaaatttgtcgtccacatagaacttgctcgtgccggtgaaaaactccaaccccggaatttgcttaaaatcggcttttatatacgtttcgtcgtccatcacacagcagccatattttgtcagcatcttctcgtatagtttccgtgcccgagttttagccgtcgattgttgccgctcatcgcggtttgggaaggcttgagacgttgggatttgctttaatcattcgcttcacctttccctccgtctttttgttctccggt encodes:
- the LOC131679656 gene encoding mucin-2-like, with protein sequence MGEWEHGRVVAAVGVSASGIFGPNTFQDWCREGRRTFPILPRTAPYTALSYIANTVCEQISRDNARMPHPFETSQNRLQKEQEEEKNKLLEQQQKQQQLPIIQPTTQTLPVEMDSIAVPLTPPLEPIVHTPPPVVTMDPFVEAANKSYINNDLKRTYPLDPIPPHGSFSIRDDSPLRKKPQLYQELQKQDLLHQNPIVTYYQQPYQQQFPLQQALSPHNSLSSPTSIGTTPLTTNINNNNFNVKTATGKNSNKPERQRKTSVSSKKNQNKAKTSYQTNKQSGGSKASKNMLIPHQPPIPQVGSSQSFGAKGSGRGNNVSSPHLIHSYASPLLPYDIPQQGGGPLDSPTEPLQLQKHLTSNIVYQTQQSQQAFGTTAVPLKSPPFGVPYGVQQSGGSSASNAPPNSTNFGGQQQLLPSSKKDIQYNLTKLNPTNQVPMKNNLNIPLKPSSSSIAPGKNHPLWNYHKKSPSKNVLIPTSSAAATLASLGISKPIPRNNSPSGKYRDVEPIVNPADIPNPKIIFSTTGMLPSKTQHDSASRQSTGNQITILDQITLAPPNTIVQGSPTTGQPITIAPSPTSVVSNPTVAPSSNVTKSISPIGANVANKVVTLKGPNLAGFTPVKSGSKLSVHKLQLVPISQPGGKNNVIVLPAKTATCGSLNPGQKITIPKSVIDTNAAANIISPPKVIVQHQPDLNNIVVFDIGSDQKLKTSSAVLSSQLQPVLPVKSVITEDTPVDIVSTPLDVVTGAVKLQELSKGFLSPTSSASSSPLTEKMVKPQSTYSTSTSTTAAPKYNSNNPTKATKFEADSTAPGPSLTVTKKSKINHRSTPTAASTSAIVQSSKTVKSKPTAAVASSTTATGNDPSASNRIPAMSPTDWELELDQANLKTTPIIPKAIPKPTPKLKAAPAMPIPVPKSTAITALSNISSNSARKAPPPLSSSSISSTSSSSASSPVVVEQQSTSSVDARIQPFIHRPSAVPTGPILSVPAPVIPTLTSTPKVSKQTALLPLDTTPPNERSDDTSATDSADAEEDHDVGEEDDTIEEEMIIVDEQHFNAVIEEDPQLDETFNEQEIDGERVEIVNVGYDTSRALIADLEGTESAVSMQAEGTDVWAKNGVEINPSSMNFEQYIVEAEGEAEGEANEDSRTGSVPVGNGKNIMFEMLEIDAEGNKHTRTLSYEEAVAEGQIGAMNASSSAKSSGGSSGSGTVKGKTKSTS